One Spirochaeta africana DSM 8902 genomic window carries:
- a CDS encoding extracellular solute-binding protein: MKRILTALILMLIATGMVFAAGQQGPPPGATVIELWTNEGEADGGFQYVTALAKEYMQQNPDVWISVQNKGTEDLREDFITASLAGGAPQLLWTVNDHAGPFVIADLIQPVGDMYDEDAYIDGVYMEGQNWGVPIYGGNHLMLMYNRKFVPEAPQTTDEMIEIAQRVMAENEGVYGLVWDMAESFWTVPWLAGFGGGVFAEDGVTPTLDTDAMRGALQLMYDLKFEYQITPEEADYNTMDTLFQEERAAMIINGDWTLGQYEGILGDNFGVAPIPQVSATGEWPAPFTSGRYIMVPAQVSGEVKAAVEGFINFAINEQNQRKLMEEMNRLPALLALADDPIITESRIQQGSLAQLQRGTPMPSVPEMRAVWDAITPEQNRVLAGEISPAEAARNMQEDAEAGIRQMQ, translated from the coding sequence ATGAAGCGAATCCTAACCGCTCTTATTCTCATGCTGATTGCTACCGGCATGGTATTTGCTGCTGGTCAGCAGGGGCCGCCCCCGGGCGCAACCGTGATCGAGCTGTGGACCAACGAAGGCGAGGCCGACGGTGGTTTCCAGTACGTTACTGCACTGGCCAAAGAGTACATGCAGCAGAATCCCGATGTGTGGATCAGCGTACAGAACAAAGGTACCGAAGATCTTCGCGAAGACTTCATCACTGCCAGTCTGGCAGGCGGCGCTCCGCAGCTGCTGTGGACCGTGAACGACCATGCCGGTCCGTTCGTGATTGCCGACCTGATTCAGCCGGTTGGTGACATGTACGACGAAGATGCTTACATCGACGGCGTATACATGGAAGGGCAGAACTGGGGTGTGCCGATCTACGGTGGTAACCACCTGATGCTGATGTACAACCGCAAGTTCGTTCCCGAGGCACCGCAGACAACCGACGAAATGATCGAGATTGCTCAGCGCGTCATGGCCGAGAACGAAGGCGTTTACGGCCTGGTATGGGACATGGCAGAGTCATTCTGGACCGTTCCGTGGCTGGCAGGCTTCGGCGGCGGCGTATTCGCCGAGGACGGGGTTACCCCGACTCTGGACACCGATGCAATGCGCGGTGCCCTGCAGCTGATGTATGACCTCAAGTTCGAGTACCAGATTACCCCGGAAGAAGCTGACTACAACACCATGGACACCCTGTTCCAGGAAGAGCGCGCGGCGATGATCATCAACGGCGACTGGACCCTGGGTCAGTACGAAGGTATCCTGGGCGACAACTTCGGTGTTGCACCGATCCCGCAGGTCAGCGCTACCGGCGAATGGCCCGCGCCGTTCACCAGCGGTCGCTACATCATGGTTCCGGCACAGGTTTCCGGTGAGGTAAAGGCCGCAGTAGAAGGTTTTATCAACTTTGCTATCAACGAGCAGAACCAGCGCAAGCTGATGGAAGAGATGAACCGTCTGCCGGCACTGCTGGCCCTGGCTGATGACCCGATCATCACCGAGAGCCGCATCCAGCAGGGATCACTGGCACAGCTGCAGCGTGGTACCCCGATGCCGTCGGTACCCGAAATGCGCGCTGTCTGGGATGCAATCACCCCCGAGCAGAACCGTGTTCTGGCCGGAGAAATCTCGCCTGCCGAGGCTGCCCGCAATATGCAGGAAGATGCCGAGGCCGGTATCCGTCAGATGCAGTAA
- a CDS encoding carbohydrate ABC transporter permease yields MAGLTFPIIINSMYEIGGAVLFALIGIVLIEVVLYFVLVRGLKWSYGVPIMLLAPGAIGLLVMVVGPILYQFYLAFTNMSIRRFPTGNNPPDVGLEPFIANITRVFTGPVLQRRGFFPLLFTTIQWTFIQVAIHVSFGMVIALLLNRKMYLRGIYRALILLPWALPQVIVALTWRGEFNFQYGFVNIMLDRIGLDRIRWKSDPFWNFVSFHIVNGWLGVPFMMTILLGGLQSIDNNYYEAAEMDGAGPLAKFRHITIPLIQPVMTPAVILGIIWTFNQFNVPYFLNEQSIERNNILVTALFRSMTSYFQYGFAATLGFVIFLLLLGMAIAYIKITGFKVTGALNSGTLTMIGTGSAKKKVAEQIAFAEQREILEEEGE; encoded by the coding sequence ATGGCTGGCTTAACCTTTCCCATTATCATCAACAGTATGTACGAGATCGGCGGTGCGGTTCTGTTTGCACTGATCGGCATCGTGCTTATTGAGGTGGTACTATATTTTGTCCTGGTGCGCGGACTGAAATGGTCTTACGGGGTGCCGATTATGCTGCTGGCGCCGGGGGCTATCGGGCTTCTGGTAATGGTGGTGGGACCTATTCTGTATCAGTTTTATCTCGCGTTCACCAACATGAGTATTCGCCGATTTCCGACTGGCAATAATCCGCCGGATGTCGGACTCGAACCATTTATCGCAAACATTACCCGGGTTTTTACCGGACCGGTGCTGCAGAGACGCGGATTCTTTCCGCTGCTGTTCACCACCATCCAGTGGACCTTTATCCAGGTGGCAATTCACGTATCCTTCGGTATGGTGATTGCGCTCCTGTTGAATCGCAAGATGTATCTGCGCGGGATCTATCGCGCACTTATTCTGCTGCCCTGGGCACTGCCTCAGGTTATCGTTGCGCTTACGTGGCGCGGTGAGTTCAATTTTCAATATGGCTTTGTAAATATTATGCTCGATCGCATCGGGCTGGATCGCATTCGCTGGAAGTCCGACCCCTTCTGGAACTTTGTGTCGTTTCACATTGTAAACGGCTGGCTCGGGGTTCCCTTTATGATGACCATCCTGCTGGGCGGTCTGCAGAGTATCGACAACAACTACTACGAGGCAGCCGAGATGGACGGGGCTGGTCCCCTGGCCAAGTTCCGGCATATCACCATCCCGCTGATACAGCCGGTTATGACCCCGGCAGTGATTCTCGGGATAATCTGGACATTCAACCAGTTCAATGTTCCCTACTTTCTGAACGAGCAGTCGATAGAGCGTAACAACATCCTGGTAACAGCCCTGTTCCGTTCGATGACATCGTACTTCCAGTACGGCTTTGCGGCCACCCTCGGTTTCGTGATCTTCCTGCTGCTGCTGGGTATGGCTATCGCCTACATCAAGATTACCGGCTTCAAGGTAACCGGGGCCCTGAACTCCGGTACCCTTACCATGATCGGTACCGGCAGTGCCAAGAAGAAGGTAGCCGAGCAGATTGCGTTTGCCGAGCAGCGCGAAATTCTGGAAGAGGAGGGCGAGTAA
- a CDS encoding sugar ABC transporter permease: MQATETQLNKIMKQPRFVQDIQKYGFVRWFFFRARGDAPFKRILIHLALIMFVAIAVYPGLRIVAVSLRPGNRLLTTDLSLIPEGASFDNYRAVFVGQNANFLLWVYNSLIITISTSIIGVSLAATSAYAFSRYRFPGKLPGLIFLLTTQMIPAGMLIIPLYILAVQFGLRDQWLGLVMAYSVGSIPFSIWILKGYYDTIPVELEQSAMIDGATAVQSFTKIILPLSTPALAIAFLFNFTQVWNDFLLARVIIHRDAMYTWTLGLQRMQGQFTTQWGQFSAASLMISIPVIALFVGSSKYMLSGLTLGGVKG, translated from the coding sequence ATGCAGGCTACAGAAACTCAATTGAATAAAATCATGAAGCAGCCACGGTTCGTACAGGATATACAGAAGTACGGTTTCGTCCGCTGGTTCTTTTTTCGCGCACGCGGCGATGCCCCGTTCAAGCGGATCCTGATTCATCTGGCGCTCATTATGTTCGTAGCGATTGCGGTTTATCCCGGGCTTCGAATAGTGGCGGTCAGCCTGCGGCCGGGTAATCGTCTGCTGACCACTGACCTGAGCCTGATCCCGGAAGGTGCAAGCTTCGATAACTATCGGGCTGTATTTGTAGGACAGAACGCCAACTTTCTGCTGTGGGTCTACAACTCGTTGATCATTACGATCTCTACATCAATTATCGGGGTAAGCCTGGCGGCGACCAGCGCCTATGCATTCAGCCGCTATCGCTTTCCCGGCAAGCTGCCTGGACTTATATTCCTGCTGACAACCCAGATGATTCCTGCCGGGATGCTCATTATCCCGCTGTATATCCTGGCAGTTCAGTTCGGCCTGCGGGATCAGTGGTTGGGTCTGGTAATGGCCTACTCGGTTGGTTCTATCCCCTTCAGTATCTGGATACTCAAGGGCTACTATGACACCATACCGGTAGAGCTGGAGCAGTCGGCGATGATCGACGGTGCTACGGCGGTGCAGTCGTTTACCAAGATCATCCTGCCGCTGTCGACACCGGCACTGGCGATTGCCTTTCTGTTCAACTTTACCCAGGTCTGGAACGACTTCCTGCTTGCCCGGGTTATTATCCATCGCGATGCGATGTACACCTGGACCCTGGGTTTGCAGCGCATGCAGGGGCAGTTTACCACCCAGTGGGGGCAGTTTTCGGCTGCATCGCTGATGATCTCGATACCGGTTATTGCACTGTTTGTCGGGTCGTCCAAATACATGCTGTCCGGGCTGACGCTCGGTGGTGTGAAGGGATAA
- a CDS encoding LacI family DNA-binding transcriptional regulator, whose amino-acid sequence MKATINDVARISGYSKTSVSFAFNDPKRISPTARQKILSVADDLGYFPDPAARHLSMRRIGSVGFLTPHGVEASFLNPYIVEVFRGVSATMQAHGLTVTVVSMAQDVIVEAIRNAAVGGFISLGLQPEDAVRDLIVRRSIPFVTVDAGPLEGISSVNIRDRKAAETQMEMVLHDGHTNVGIVAFEEPTASEEATASDIYAQRIIGYTQALEAAGLPSAGSEQIPVVHASATIDGGYRAAKDLLARYPDMTAIVSMCDVATAGIYLACEELGLQIPRDISVAGFDDIPNNQSLRPSLTTISQPGFRKGETAAHVLLENMEDPESYVHRLLAYEIIHGQSVSAPRAR is encoded by the coding sequence ATGAAAGCTACGATAAATGACGTTGCCCGTATATCCGGGTATTCCAAAACCTCGGTTTCTTTTGCCTTTAACGATCCGAAACGCATCTCGCCAACCGCGCGACAGAAGATTCTTTCCGTCGCGGATGACCTCGGATATTTTCCCGATCCGGCAGCACGACACCTCAGTATGCGACGTATCGGATCGGTCGGATTCCTGACCCCGCACGGGGTAGAGGCGAGTTTTCTGAACCCGTATATCGTCGAGGTATTTCGGGGGGTAAGCGCTACCATGCAGGCCCATGGCCTGACGGTCACCGTGGTCAGTATGGCGCAGGATGTAATCGTAGAAGCGATTCGCAACGCAGCGGTTGGCGGCTTTATCTCGCTCGGACTGCAGCCTGAGGATGCTGTGCGCGATCTTATCGTGCGACGCAGCATCCCGTTCGTAACGGTTGATGCCGGGCCGCTGGAGGGAATCAGCAGTGTAAACATCCGCGATCGCAAGGCTGCTGAGACCCAGATGGAGATGGTGCTGCATGACGGGCATACCAATGTCGGTATTGTGGCGTTCGAGGAGCCAACCGCATCCGAGGAGGCAACCGCTTCCGATATCTATGCTCAAAGGATTATCGGCTATACACAGGCCCTGGAGGCTGCCGGGCTGCCATCTGCTGGCAGTGAGCAGATCCCGGTGGTGCATGCCTCGGCGACCATCGACGGCGGCTATCGCGCCGCGAAGGACCTGCTGGCACGATATCCCGACATGACCGCGATTGTTTCGATGTGCGATGTTGCTACCGCCGGCATATATCTGGCCTGCGAGGAACTCGGCCTGCAGATCCCGCGAGACATCTCGGTTGCCGGGTTCGATGACATACCCAACAATCAGTCATTGCGTCCCAGCCTGACCACCATATCCCAGCCAGGGTTTCGCAAAGGAGAAACGGCAGCCCATGTTCTGCTGGAGAACATGGAGGATCCGGAGAGCTACGTACACCGGCTGCTGGCTTACGAAATCATTCACGGGCAGTCTGTGTCGGCACCGCGTGCCAGGTAA